ACACACGTACTCCTTGACAAAGCAATTTCATTGCCAGGAATTTATTCTACAGATTTTACAAGTATGCAAAGATTTGTGAACAAGGACATTCATTTGCCTCATTTATCACagtaaacaaggaaaacaaatgccTATCAATGGTGGACCCATTGAGTAAAATAAATACTCTGCatctatcaaaaagaatgaggtagatgTACAAGAAATAATTGTTATGAAAAGATATAAAGAGATGTACAAgattattaaatgagaaaagaaattgcaGGAGAGCCTTGTAATCTTATCctatttgtgggtttttaaagactattaattatacatatatttgtactGGAATAGAAAACATACAGAAAGATACACACAAGAAAAAGTGAACAGTGGCTACCACTACGGGACCTTTACTttctatttcacatttttctctactgctttgaatttattttcaaacatgtattacttttaaaatataaaagaggggttcccaggtggctcagttggttaagcacccaattcttgatctcggctcagatcatgatctcgccgttcgtgagactgggccctgtgtcaggctctgcgctgacagcatggagcctgcttgggattctctctctccctctctctctgcccatcccccgcacgtgtgctcgctctctttctcaaaataaatgaatattgaaaactaaaataaaatttaaaagaaaaaagaaggaaaaagggaccAATGAAAGGTAACTTATCAAATGTCATCATTAGAAAGCAAATTCAGAAGTAAGACCTGAAGGTCAGTAAGACCTGGTGGCTGACTGGGGGACCCTTCCTGACCCAGCTGACTGGGCAACATGAACATACTGCTCTCACTCCTAAGTTCTAACTCCTTGAGACCCAAGCACTCTTGCCGTGGGGCCTCCTGCAACATGGCTGAAGAGAGGGAGTGGCTCTCTTCCCCAACTGAAGCCAATTTCTGAGTCATCAAGGCATATAAAGGGAAAGCACTGGTGGCCAGTGACATTGGCAGGGATTTGCACCCAGTGACAGAGTCCCAGCTCAGCTGAAGCAGAAGGCAGTAATTCTGGCAGATCCCCATCCCAGCTAATAGCAGGATAGATCTCCAGCTTGGTTACCACCAAGTCTTGGCACAGGAGTCTTGGCACAGTGGAGGTGATGGCAGAATTGCAGGTATCCAGCAACAGCAAAAGGAAGCAATCATCAAGACTGAGTCAAGAATAAACCTGGGTAATATGAGCTTGGAGAATCCCAGAAAAACTTGAGGAAAATCTACCTATCTGGAATGTCTGAGCATTTTAAGTTAAGAATACCCAGGGTTCATTCGTTCATCTTATATACTGAGGTCTTACTGTGTTCAAGACACAGTAGCAAGCACAGGGGATACAGCAATGAATAAGGTAAACACAGAATTTATTAAGTTGAATTGGATGAAAATACAATTGCCAATATTCAACCTTTTTGGATCTACAAAAATGGCACCTTCCTATGGATCAACGTAAATACATTctggcaagagaaaagaaaagatgaatttcCTAATTAATTGCTTGATTACAATTGTGAAAATAGCTATAAAGGGACAATCAGATTTAACACaattgtgtgagtgtgtgtgtgtgtgtgtgcgtatgtgtgcgCGCACACGTTGCTGGTCAAGAAGGGCTTCTCTATAAAGAGTTAACTTTTAAAGAGGTGAGGATGAAGAGGAATTAACttagtgaaggagagagagggatatcATTCCTGGCCAAGCCAGGCGCAAAGGCCTCGAAGGGAAGGAAATTGGTCTGTTCCAGGGACTGAGATGGTGAGTGAACCCACGGAGAGGGGCGGAGGCGGTAGAGGATGAGATGGGGATAACAGGATGCTGAGACGGACACGGGAGCCAGATCACGGCATAATCCAAAACACTGCAACGTCTAGAGAACATTCAGGCAACAAAGCCTGTTCATTCCCCCTTGTAACCAGCGAGCCCCGCACTCTACAGCGAGGCGGCCAATGGGAATCGAGTCCTTCCGAGGGCTTCCTTCACCCGGTGCGCCACGCGCAGGGTGGCAGTGGTGACGCAGGCGGGGGAGGCCCGGGCCtcaggaggaggaggccagggaggccGCGTGTGCACCGGACGCCCTCACCCCAAGGCGGCAGCCCAGCGTCCAGCAGTCCTGGCGGAAGCGGCGCACCGAGAAGCAGTAGATGAGCGGATCCAGGCAGCTGTTGAGGCTCAGCAGCGCCAGGCTGAGGGTGTGCAGGACGTCGAGCGTGGAGGCGGCGCGGCACCCGCCGCCGTCGCTGCCCGCGGCTCCCTCCCGCCCGGCCACCCAGGGAGCCAGCAGCAGGTGGTAGGGCGCCAGGCAGAGGGCGAAGACCAGCAGGAGCCCCAGCACCATGGTCCTGGCCGCGCGCCGGTGCGGGCCggcgggggccgggccggggcccgAGGGGGCCGCGAGCGCCCGCGCCAGGCTCACGTAGGCCGCGAGCACCAGCAGGAAGGCGGCGGCGAAGAAGGCCACGGTGGCGTAGGCCAGGCCGGCGCGCGCCCAGCCGTGCTCCAGGCAGCGAGCGGCACCGCCCGGACCCGGGCGCAGCGCGTGCGGCGCGGCCAACGAGGGCGCGGCGCAGGCCAGGCCGGCCAGCCAGGCGGCGGCGCAGGCGGCGCGCGCGGGGCCCCGGCGGCGCAGCGCGAGGCGTCCGGCCGCCCTGGGCCGGGGCCCGCGCACCGAGCCGCAGCGGCACACGCTGATGAGCGCAGCGAAGGCCACGGCCGCGTAGGTGGCCACGTAGTAGGCCGCGCCGGCCGCGCGGCAGGCGGCCTCCGGGAAGGGCCAGTGGGCCGGGCCCAGGTAGTAGGTGAGCCACAGCGGCAGCGTGAGCGTGAAGAGCACGTCGGCCAGGGCCAGGTTGAGAAGGTAGAGCCGCAGGGCCTGGCCCAGGCGCCTGCCGCTGCGGACAAACACCGCCAGGGCGGCCACGTTGGCCGGCAGCCCCAGGCCCAGCGCCAGGGCGTAGGCAGTGGGCACCACGATGAAGCGAGCAGGGTCGTCCCAGGGGCTGCAGCCGCCGACACCCGGGTCCCCAACACTGCCGTTCATCTCGGACCTTGcaccagggagaggaagagaggtcaCTGTGGAGGCTAGCCACAGAAGGCCTCCGTAACACCTCCCCCCCTACCCCGTCTTCCTCTAACTCTGTCCCTGCTGGGAGGGGACACTAAGGAGCAGGGAAGTTCGTGTGGGAGAGGATGAGGACTGAGCTGAGCCAGCACCCCTGAGGATGGAGAACAGGGGGTGGACTCCAGAGTCCCTTGAAGTACAACGGGCTTGCTGACAAGCTGCAGGAAATGAGGAAGACACAGGAGTCTCAGATAGCTTGGAAATTTCCAACCTCGGTGACTGAGAGGGTGGAAGTGCCGCCCCTCACAGATGGAGTATGGTTCAGATATGTGGAGGCACCGGCACGTGCTTAAGCCCGAGCAAGGCTGAGCCAACAGGGAGTTCTGGAGAAACCAGAATATAGAGACCTTCCCATAAAAAGCACagtcctccctcctccacatACTATGGACGAACAGGCTTATGATGCAGTGACCCTGAGGACAGTCCCATGCATAGTGACCTTGGACTTGCCTTAATGAAGGTCCACTCCCTGCTTGCCTGTAGCCAGGGGGGCAGGGCTGAAAAATGGTTCAAAACTCTCAGGCTTTCCAGCCTGGTTCCTTCCCCTCACCTTTTGACCACAAAGAAGTCCTGGGTCTGCTTCAAAATTTTGGCCAGCAAAGCAAAACAGAGCACAGGCCCAGGAATCAGGCAGGTTCTAGATACACACATTTAtttgccatgtgaccttgggcaaattactccGCTTCACTGAGGCAATCTTTCTCTGCTGTAAAACGGAGATTAAGATACCTACCTCACAGTGTTGTTGGGAGAACTATGAGAAAACATAAGTAAAACTCTGAGCGCTGTGGCTGACACTGGGGAGACACGCCAGAACCATTAGCTCCTTTCCCTCCAGGCAGCACACAGATGAATGTGTATACcacccacacaggcaccccaagcaaacaaaacaacacagagaCATCTGGGCGtattcctcttctctccccagggGGGTAAGTGCAGAAGCCCATGTCCTGTTCCTATTTTTGGCACAGTCACCCCCCTAGGGTGTCCCAAAACTCAGTTCCTCCAATACCAAAATTTGTATTTCTGCCTCTGCACCCCTCAGGCTGCAATCCTTTCTGGGACCCTGAGTGGAatgtcttctcccctccctctccactcTGTCCACTGTTGGCTCTAGCCCCCAACTGCCCCACCCGGAACCTCTCCCTGCCATCCCTCCAGGTCGTTCCTCTCTTACCTCTTGCTGTTAAAGCTGCTGCAGCAATCTCTAGGGCCTTAGGGGGCCTGGCTTTAAGGAGCTGAGACAGAGCAGaatccactcccacccccacatctCAGACCCTCCCATCAACCCACTAATCCCAGGACGCCACGTGAAGAATGGGCCAACagctggaggggctggggccCACCTGTGGCAGCTATAAGCTGGGTTTGTGGGGTGCGGCCAGGGCCGCAAGGGAAGGGAGCATCTTTGAGGGcaagggggcacagagagggagatagaaaagcAAAAGTAAGGCCTTGCAGCTGAATGTCATGGTACTGACCTGACCAAGGTTCAGGGTGCGGTTTGAGGGGGGCACATATCCTGAAGCCTGGCTTCTCCTTGGGCCAAGGAGGCACTGCTGGAACTCAAGATACTCCTGCTGCTGTCAATCCCAACTGCTCCACACCAGCTGGCCAACCCACTCCTCTAGCACCCTGCCTTTCCCACAGCTGCTAGGTGGGCCCTACAGCCGAGCTGGGGGCCCTGTAGCTGCTAATCAGCTTACAGGCCAAGCCGTGGTAAACAGGAGCCCTCAGTCTAATGCCAGCTGTGAGAGGTTTTACTCAAAGTCCAGGCTGGAGACAGGCTGACTGTCGCATCCCGGAAGGAGTAGAGATGGTAAGAGGCCAGGATCCTAGGGGCTCCAGGTCCTATGTTTATGGCCTTCAAAATGTTCATGCAGAGGGGGAATTCTGGAAACAAGGCAGATTTAATCACATTGGGCAGATCATCTCCTCTACCCTGTTGAAGGGAGCAGGGGTGCTATGCATGCCCACTTTCAACTTTGACAGCCGGTGCAGTGCAAAGTGTGGGTTCTGGAGTTCATCAGGCCCTAATGAACCTCAGATCTGACACATGGGCACTTAAGCTTTCTGACCACATCTTCCCATCTATAGAACAAACTAATAGCAAATGCTATTTAATgatagcatttactgagcacttattatgtgccaggcactactgTAAGCACTTTCTCACTAAATCCTCACAGCAACTCTATGAAGTATTTACCATTATTACCCATATTTTGCAAAGAAGCTAGTAAGTGGTAGGTACCATTACccacctcttccctttctttgctGACCAGGGTGGGTAAATCTTAACTAGTCTAAGTCCATCATAGGAACTCCTTTCTCCTTAAGAATGGGTGGTCTAGGTATAGAGATGGGACTAATTCTGGCCAACGGGATGTGAGGGGAAATCTGGAGGTCTTCCAAGAGagctttcctctcccttttcacCTTTGGATGTTATGTGCAAATGTGCCGTCTGGAGCTGCTGCAACTATTTTGCAATGCTGAGGGCAGGAGCCAATAAATTGAAAGCAGCAGAGCAGAAAGTTGAAAGAACATCAGTCTTTGAGGTCATTGCAAAGCAGCCAAATTACCCAACACAGAAACTGAAAGTATGTTATCGCTGGACCTCTGTCAAAGAAAAGGATTCCTGATTGTTTTGACATTCTATGTAGTGAATGTATActactgcattaaaaaaaaattttttttaacatttatttattattgagagacagagacaaagcatgagcacgggaggggcaaagaagggggagacacagattctgaggcaggctccaggctctgagctgttagcacagagcctgacatggggtttgaactcacaaaccacgagatcatgacctgggccaaagtcggacattaaccgactaagccacccaggtgccctaatataCTACTCCATTTTTTACGTCTATTTACATATACTACTTTTAGATGTACCAGTGTGtgtcatacacacatacacacacacacacaatatagaTTGCATCACTGTGCTTTCAGACACAAGAGGAAAAGACCTAAGGGTGCCAACTTGCTTGAGGTTCCCAGCTAGTCAGTGTCAGGGCAGAAATTACCATTGTGTAGTAAAGATGAAATGGACTAATGTACACAGACAACTTTCATTCCTATGGGCTCCCAAAAGCCATTGTCCCTACCCCCAAAGTAATCTGTCGGCTGGTGGCTATGGCACTTGCATAAATaagctcttttcctctcttccattaTGGGAGGCATATCACTTTCCAAAAGGCCCCCACTGAGGTGAAGACAGTTGGTGATGTGATAGTAGGGACTCTAACGTGGCCACTTTCCCTCAGTAAttgtccatacacacacacacccttctgaTTCCCTGGGACCTCTGGGATTCATCCCCGGCTTCCAGCATTGCTTTACCATGCAGCATCCCTTGAGTTGGCTGTCCTCTGCTTCCATGTAGATATCCAAGGAGCACTGCACTAAGTACCTACCTCGCCAACAAAGGCTGCAGTTTCAGATCCTGCAAAACAATGATCCAATGCCCATCTTTGTTAGCTCCGCAGATCTAAAGTGCACAAAGTAAAAGAATGGGAGGGGATATCTCACGCGACTGGGAAGCACACAGGCAGAGGCAGGTACTTAGACTCTGCCATAGCCAAGGTGTAAATTTTAAGTATGTAATACCAATGCTTTAAATGTGCGGGTCTTTTGAAGCAGCACCCTCACTTCGAGGGAAAGACAGTAAGTATGCAAAGGTGATTTACTGTGAAGTTTACAATAGCAAAAAACTAGGGACAATCTAAATGTTCCTTAGTGGGGGCTAGGATAAATATATTACAGTACATCCTCACAACGGAATACTATACAGCCATTAACATCAATGAGGTAAAACGGACACGGAATGAATGGTGTTACAGTATGTTAGTTTTAAGAGACATTTAATAAAGTAATTTATAATTgcctcattttcattaaaaacatctGTACAAAGGCATAGTAAGAGTTGACGTACAGTTATTAAAAAGGAGTGGATAGTGGTTATTTTTGGTGCATTAAATTTTGAGGtgatttaaattgcttttctgttttctatttccacATTACATGAGGAATGACAGTGTGTGCAACACGTGCTCCTCAAAAAAGAGCAGTGAATGtctcagagagaaagcagggtcaGGTAGAGAAGATGTCTGCTTCGACACCGAACAGCCCTGGATGCACTGGTAAGAAGGTGGCAGACTCGGCGTTCCACCATGCTCCTGCTGTGATAGTGATGTGgcatgaagagaaaaaaggactCCCAGGACTCCTTGAATGCACTTGCAAGAGTCTTCTTCCTAGTGGGTCTGACCACCTTCTTAGTTTGGACTCAGAGCTGGCAGATatccagcagcagcaggagccccAGGCAGATGACTGCTGGGATGTAGGTGTTCGGTGACTCTTTCAGAGATGCCAGAGTGAAGATGGCTCCTGGAATGGAAAGTGAGGTCCCTGaggccccctgcccctctccagctgaAGCCTTCCCATTCAACACCTCCCAACCACACCCACACAGAGCCTGAGCTAGCTGCTCT
This Lynx canadensis isolate LIC74 chromosome C1, mLynCan4.pri.v2, whole genome shotgun sequence DNA region includes the following protein-coding sequences:
- the LOC115519698 gene encoding platelet-activating factor receptor-like — its product is MNGSVGDPGVGGCSPWDDPARFIVVPTAYALALGLGLPANVAALAVFVRSGRRLGQALRLYLLNLALADVLFTLTLPLWLTYYLGPAHWPFPEAACRAAGAAYYVATYAAVAFAALISVCRCGSVRGPRPRAAGRLALRRRGPARAACAAAWLAGLACAAPSLAAPHALRPGPGGAARCLEHGWARAGLAYATVAFFAAAFLLVLAAYVSLARALAAPSGPGPAPAGPHRRAARTMVLGLLLVFALCLAPYHLLLAPWVAGREGAAGSDGGGCRAASTLDVLHTLSLALLSLNSCLDPLIYCFSVRRFRQDCWTLGCRLGVRASGAHAASLASSS